The DNA segment AGACTAGCGGTTGGCAAGCGCCCTTCAAGTCGCTGCGACGGATGGAAAGCGTAATCTTTTCTCCGATACAACCAGGATATTTTTCTTGGAATAAAACTTAATTGGCGCAGTATTGTCAAACTTGAAAGCGATTTCGCATGCCATCATCGGTTGCGATTCCTTGATAGTCCAATTCTTCTATCGCATTCTATCGTCGATTCTGCTGCATTGAATCGTCTCTGCAAGAATTTTCTTTTGCCCGTTTATTTCGATGACTTCAGGCCATTCATTGTTGCTGGCCAACGGTGTCATACGTGGATGACTACGCTTCTTTCGATGTATACAGCATCGCTTCTGTGTCCTATTTTAAAAGGAAAAATCATGCTCCACTTCGCCACGCCACAACCTGCCTTGACTGGAGACGGGGTCGCCTTTACCGTGCGAGTCGATTCGCTTGACCGCGCATGTCTCATCACGAAAGAGGCTCTGCAGGAATTGTCTCGCCTGAAATCCAAGGAGAGTCCGCAAGTCAGCACGATGGAGGTATTCCACGCATTTGAAGCAACGATCAATGGGGTGGCACGCCGCCTGGTTTTTGCCAAAGTGCCTGGCACGCCACTCCGCCTGGGCGCCAATACCTTTGCAAGTCCTCCGCACGTTGGCTAAGTCGCGGGCTATCTGCAAGGTATAAATTTCCTGCTGGCACATCGTTTGCTTCTTGTGTGCCATGCATCCACATCAACGTTTTTTACGCAGTGCTGGCCGCCTGCTATGGTGCCTGTTGGGCGCGGCTCTCGGGATTGCCCTTGCACTGCTGCTACCAGTGCTTCGGCGATGCGCTCTGGGTGTATGGCCTGGCGCAGGCGCTCACGCTAGGCTACATGCTGCTGACACGCACCGTTCATCCGCCGGCCGGCGCCAATCCGCTCATCATGGTCTACAGTCATGCCGGTTTTTCGGTCTTGTGGCAGCCGGTCCTGCTGGGCATATTGAGCCTGGCCGCCCTGGCTTTCATCTGGAGCCGTCTGCTGCCGGGCCAATTCCGCTATCCCCTGTCCTGGATGGAAAAGTCGCCACCCTCCCCATTCTGGGGCGGTTGGCCCGATTAGGGCACTGACAGCACATGTGGTGACGCCGTCTTAAGGCTTATAATGAAGGTTGCCAGATGGATTGTCTGGTAGCCAAGAACCATGCCGCGGCGCCCGCCAGGGCGGCGGCGTCCATCCATTTCAAGCCGATTGATGCGAATGAGCCGATTCTGGAGCCCTGTTGTAAAGGGATTAACGCCTTATGTGCCGGGCGAGCAGCCAAAACTGCAGAACCTGGTCAAACTGAACACCAATGAAAATCCCTACGGGCCGTCGCCGGCAGTGCTGGCCGCGGTGCGTGACGCCATCGGCGACAGCCTGCGCCTGTATCCGGATCCGAATGCCGACGCCCTGAAAGACACGCTGGCGGCCTACCATGATGTGGCGCGCAATGAGATTTTCGTCGGCAATGGTTCCGACGAAGTGCTCGCGTTCGTCTTCCAGGCGTTGCTGCAGCACGGCGCGCCGGTGCTGTTTCCCGACGTGACCTACAGTTTTTATCCGGTGTATTGCGGGCTGTACGGCATCGACTTCGTCAAGGTGCCGCTGAACGAGGCCATGGAAATCAATCCTGAAGATTTTCGCCAGCCTAGTGGCGGCATCATCTTCCCGAACCCGAATGCACCCACCGGCATCGGCATGGCGGCCGCTACGGTCGAACAGATCCTCGTCGATCATCCCGACACGGTCGTCGTGGTGGACGAAGCCTATGTCGACTTCGGCGGCGAGTCCGTCATCCCGCTGGTCAAGCGCTACCCCAACCTGCTGGTAGTGCAGACGCTGTCCAAGTCACGCTCGCTGGCCGGCTTGCGGGTCGGTTTTGCCATCGGCCACCCCGATCTGGTCGAGGCGCTGGACCGCGTCAAGAACAGCTTCAATTCCTATCCGCTGGATCGCCTGGCGCTGGCCGGCGCTGTTGCAGCCTATCAGGATGATGCCTATTTCCGGCAGACCCGGCGCGCCATCATCGCCAGCCGCGACACGCTGGTGGCGCAGATGCGCGAACTCGGTTTCGAGGTGCTGCCGTCGCAAGCCAATTTCATCTTTGCCCGCCATCCACGTGAGGATGCATTGCAGCTGGCGCAGGGCTTGCGCGAGCGCTCGGTCATCGTGCGCCACTTCCGCCAGCCGCGCATCGACCAGTTCCTGCGCATCACCGTAGGCACCGACCAGGAATGCGCAGCACTGATCGCCGCGCTGCACGATATTCTTGGCGCCGCCTCTGCCGCCTGAAAGAAATAGTGCATGCCGATCGCCGAATTTGCCCCGCCTTTCATCGCCCCTGACCAGTTGCCCGTAGCCTTGCGTACGCAAGGCTACGGGCTGCTCAGTCCGGATGCGCTGGCAGAATTCGCCCATACCTCGCCGGCGGAACTCGAGGCAATGCGCGCGGGGTGGAATGACTTGCCGCCCGACTTGTACCTGAAGGATGGCGGACGCTACCGGCGCCGCCGTCACGCCAGTTTCGTGATCGAGGCTGGGCAGGTGCGCCAGGTGCCCCATCGGGCGCACTGGCAGCCGACGGAGTACAACGCGCTGCATGGCGGCATGCAGCGCATGTTCGAGCCGGTCACACCGGCGACCATTGCATTGCCGGTATGGTCCAGGCTTTTGCGGCGGCTAGGCGAGCTCTGCTCGGAACTCCGGGGCGAACAGGCCTGGTATGTGGAAGCGCACCAGTTTCGCATCGACACCACCGACGGCATCGGCCGGCCGACGCCGGAAGGTGCGCACCGCGACGGTGTCGATTTCGTTGCCATCCTGTTTGTCGGCCGCGACAACGTCAAGGGGGGCGAAAGCCGGGTGTTTGACATTGCGGGACCCGCTGGCCAGCGGTTTACGCTGAGCCAGCCGTGGACGCTGCTGATGCTGGATGACGAGCGGGTCATTCATGAGACGACACCGCTGCAGCCCATCGGCGAGCATGGCTACCGCGACACCCTGGTGCTGACCTTCCGCAAGGGCGGATTTCTCGAAGAAGCCTGAGGTTCAATAGCCGACGGTAAAGCGCTGGCGGACGTGTGCCGGGCTTTCCAGTTCGTCGATCATCGCTGCCGCGTAATCTTCCACTGAAATCGTGCTTTCGCCCTTGTCGTTGACCAGCAACTGGTCGGTGCCCAGGCGGAACTTGCCGGTGCGCTGGCCTGGGGCGATCACTGCCGACGGGCTTAGCATGGTCCAGTTCAGCGTCGCGTCCTGTTTCAACAGGTGCAGCGCATCAAGCGCGCCTTGCGCAGTGCCCTTCCACTGCGCCGGAAATTCCGGCGTGTCGATCACGAGCAGGCCGGGCGCGGCTTCCAGGCTGCCGGCGCCGCCGACGACGAGAAGGCGCGCCACGCCCGCACGCTTGGTGGCGTCGATGATGGCTTGGATGCCTTGCATGTAATACTCATAAACATTGCTTTGCGCGTGGCCACTGAAGGCGCTGATCACGGCGTCATGCCCTGGCAATTGCCCGGCCAGCTTTGCGCTATCCAGCACGTCGGCGCCCAGCGCAGTCAGATGGGTGGCGGCAGCCAGCTTTTCCGGGTGACCCACCAGCGCGGTAACTTCGTGTCCGCGTGCCAGTGCTTCCTTCAGGATTGCAGTGCCAATAAAGCCGGTGGCGCCGATCAGTGCGATTTTCATGTTCTTGCTCCTGGTAAGTTAAGTAACGGTCACCATCATCGCAGCAAAGATTGATTCGATAAATAATCAGCGCGATAATTCATTGTTTCGAAATTCTAAACAAAGAGGTGCGCATGGCCAAACTCGGACAACTCGACCTGAATGCCTTGCGCATATTTGATGCAGTGGTTGACGCAGGCAGCTTTACGGCAGCCGCTGAGCGGCTCGGCATGGCCAAGGCGAAAGTGAGCATCCAGGTGGCGCGCCTTGAATCCTTGCTGGGAGAGACATTGTTTGTGCGCACGACGCGCCGCGTTACCTGCACCGATGCCGGGCGCGCCTTGCATGCTGAGTGCCACCCTTTGCTGCAAGGGATCGAGGAAGCGGTTGACCGGGTCGGCGCCAGTGCCACCGAATTGTCGGGGACATTGCGCTTGAGTACCTCGGTGGATCATGCGGTGCAGTCGCTGGCGGGCGCAGCGGCACAATTCATTGCGCGGCATCCGCGCTTGCAGATCGACTTGCGCACAAGCGACCGTGTGGTCGATCTGGTCAATGAAGGCATCGACCTGAGTATCCGTTTGGGTTGGTTGCGCGATTCTTCGATGCGAGCTGTCAAGCTGGGAGAGTTCGAGCAGTATCTGGTGGCATCGCCAGGCTATGTGCAGCGCGAAGGGCGGCCAATGCATCCGCAGGACCTGCGCGAATACGAATGGGTGGCGCTGACCTTGTTGCCGACCCCATTGACCTGGCAATTCATGGCGCGCAATGGCAAGGTGCATACCGCGCATGTAAAGACACGCCTGCGGGTGGATTCTCCAGGCGCGCTTGCCGCCATGCTGCGCCAGGGCGCCGGCATTTCCGTGCTTGACCAGTACACCGCGCAGGATAATATCGCCAGCGGCAAACTGGTGCGCCTGTTACCGGAATGGCAGCTGCCGGCAGGCGGCATTTTTGCAGTGTATCCGCCCGGGCGGCATGTCAGCGCCAAGGTGCGCGCCTTTATTGATTTCTATCGCGAATTATTGCGCACGCCATGAACTGCGCATGGGTCCTCAATTTTTCAGGATCAGGACCGCACCTGCAATCATCAGCACGGCCCCGGCAATGCGCCAGAGGTTGATGTCATGCTGGACGAAGCCGATCGCGCCGTAGTGATCGAGCGCCAGCGAAGTGAGCAACTGTGCAGCAACGGTAATGCCGATCAGGTTTGCTGCGCCAAGTTTTTGCGCCGCCAGGATCGACGCGGCAACATAAAAGGCGCCCAGTGCGCCACCCATCCAGCTCCAGGATGGCAAGCCCGCCAGCGTCGCTGCCGAGGGCCACGGTGTGCGCACCGCAAGCGTATAGGCGAGCAGGCAAGCCGATCCCACCACAAAGGAAATGAGTGCTGCAATCAGCGGCGTGCCGACGCCGGCGCGCAGCGAGTTGTTGACGCCCACCTGAATCGGCAGGATCACGCCGGCAGCAAGGGCCAGAAAAATGTACAGGTACGTCATGGGCTTTCTCCAGCTTGCAAAGCGGGTCGGATAGCGCAGCGGCCTGGCAAGTCGCCGGAGGATAACACATACGCAAGGCAGTCATTTGTCTGCAAAGTGCCCGGACGACTTGCAAGCCGCAAAACTGGTAAGCTTTTGGCATCAGTCATCAAGGCGATTACCATCATGG comes from the Janthinobacterium sp. 17J80-10 genome and includes:
- a CDS encoding DUF1488 family protein; translation: MLHFATPQPALTGDGVAFTVRVDSLDRACLITKEALQELSRLKSKESPQVSTMEVFHAFEATINGVARRLVFAKVPGTPLRLGANTFASPPHVG
- a CDS encoding HPP family protein, yielding MPCIHINVFYAVLAACYGACWARLSGLPLHCCYQCFGDALWVYGLAQALTLGYMLLTRTVHPPAGANPLIMVYSHAGFSVLWQPVLLGILSLAALAFIWSRLLPGQFRYPLSWMEKSPPSPFWGGWPD
- the hisC gene encoding histidinol-phosphate transaminase — translated: MSRFWSPVVKGLTPYVPGEQPKLQNLVKLNTNENPYGPSPAVLAAVRDAIGDSLRLYPDPNADALKDTLAAYHDVARNEIFVGNGSDEVLAFVFQALLQHGAPVLFPDVTYSFYPVYCGLYGIDFVKVPLNEAMEINPEDFRQPSGGIIFPNPNAPTGIGMAAATVEQILVDHPDTVVVVDEAYVDFGGESVIPLVKRYPNLLVVQTLSKSRSLAGLRVGFAIGHPDLVEALDRVKNSFNSYPLDRLALAGAVAAYQDDAYFRQTRRAIIASRDTLVAQMRELGFEVLPSQANFIFARHPREDALQLAQGLRERSVIVRHFRQPRIDQFLRITVGTDQECAALIAALHDILGAASAA
- a CDS encoding 2OG-Fe dioxygenase family protein gives rise to the protein MPIAEFAPPFIAPDQLPVALRTQGYGLLSPDALAEFAHTSPAELEAMRAGWNDLPPDLYLKDGGRYRRRRHASFVIEAGQVRQVPHRAHWQPTEYNALHGGMQRMFEPVTPATIALPVWSRLLRRLGELCSELRGEQAWYVEAHQFRIDTTDGIGRPTPEGAHRDGVDFVAILFVGRDNVKGGESRVFDIAGPAGQRFTLSQPWTLLMLDDERVIHETTPLQPIGEHGYRDTLVLTFRKGGFLEEA
- a CDS encoding NAD(P)-dependent oxidoreductase, producing the protein MKIALIGATGFIGTAILKEALARGHEVTALVGHPEKLAAATHLTALGADVLDSAKLAGQLPGHDAVISAFSGHAQSNVYEYYMQGIQAIIDATKRAGVARLLVVGGAGSLEAAPGLLVIDTPEFPAQWKGTAQGALDALHLLKQDATLNWTMLSPSAVIAPGQRTGKFRLGTDQLLVNDKGESTISVEDYAAAMIDELESPAHVRQRFTVGY
- a CDS encoding LysR family transcriptional regulator; the protein is MAKLGQLDLNALRIFDAVVDAGSFTAAAERLGMAKAKVSIQVARLESLLGETLFVRTTRRVTCTDAGRALHAECHPLLQGIEEAVDRVGASATELSGTLRLSTSVDHAVQSLAGAAAQFIARHPRLQIDLRTSDRVVDLVNEGIDLSIRLGWLRDSSMRAVKLGEFEQYLVASPGYVQREGRPMHPQDLREYEWVALTLLPTPLTWQFMARNGKVHTAHVKTRLRVDSPGALAAMLRQGAGISVLDQYTAQDNIASGKLVRLLPEWQLPAGGIFAVYPPGRHVSAKVRAFIDFYRELLRTP
- a CDS encoding DMT family transporter, which gives rise to MTYLYIFLALAAGVILPIQVGVNNSLRAGVGTPLIAALISFVVGSACLLAYTLAVRTPWPSAATLAGLPSWSWMGGALGAFYVAASILAAQKLGAANLIGITVAAQLLTSLALDHYGAIGFVQHDINLWRIAGAVLMIAGAVLILKN